A section of the Deltaproteobacteria bacterium genome encodes:
- a CDS encoding SEL1-like repeat protein → MLGLAYYLGKWVPQDFVQSYFWFSLAASRASGDEYKQASDAKDRAAKELTPEKLKEAQRMVREWEKSHPRKTGK, encoded by the coding sequence ATTCTCGGACTCGCATACTATTTAGGTAAGTGGGTCCCGCAAGACTTCGTGCAATCTTATTTCTGGTTCAGCCTGGCGGCTTCGAGGGCCTCTGGTGATGAGTACAAGCAGGCCTCCGATGCAAAGGACCGAGCCGCAAAAGAGTTGACTCCCGAGAAGCTTAAGGAGGCCCAGCGCATGGTGAGGGAATGGGAGAAATCGCACCCGAGGAAGACGGGGAAGTAA
- a CDS encoding CAP domain-containing protein, giving the protein MAHKPTLCRYLAGLTVFSLLILPACVHGWGGNDPDPGVADIRDEFLAAVNQARSANRKCGNTRYGPARPVSWSGNLAMAAYLHSEDMVRKNFLSHTGSDGSSAGQRISRQRYPWRTYGENIAFGNPTVSSVIQGWLVSKGHCRNLMNPAFTEIGAGYAIGPFGGNPAARYWTFDLADR; this is encoded by the coding sequence ATGGCCCACAAACCAACGCTTTGCAGGTACTTGGCCGGCTTGACGGTTTTTTCGCTCCTTATCCTGCCCGCGTGCGTGCATGGGTGGGGCGGGAACGATCCCGATCCGGGTGTCGCCGACATCCGGGACGAGTTCCTCGCCGCCGTCAACCAGGCCCGGTCCGCCAACCGGAAATGCGGGAATACTCGCTACGGCCCCGCTCGCCCGGTCTCGTGGTCCGGCAACCTCGCGATGGCTGCCTACCTTCATTCCGAGGACATGGTACGGAAAAACTTCTTAAGCCATACGGGGTCGGACGGCAGCTCGGCGGGCCAGCGGATTTCGCGGCAAAGGTATCCGTGGAGGACGTACGGGGAAAATATCGCCTTCGGGAATCCGACGGTTTCGTCCGTCATCCAGGGATGGCTCGTAAGCAAGGGGCACTGCCGGAACTTGATGAACCCGGCCTTCACCGAGATCGGCGCGGGATATGCCATCGGCCCGTTCGGAGGGAACCCGGCCGCTCGCTACTGGACGTTCGACCTGGCCGACCGGTAA
- a CDS encoding lmo0937 family membrane protein, protein MLWTIAVILLVLWALGLVTSYTMGGFIHVLLVIAVVVVLINVIQGRRAV, encoded by the coding sequence ATGCTCTGGACCATAGCCGTGATTTTGCTTGTCCTCTGGGCGCTTGGTTTGGTCACCTCGTACACGATGGGAGGATTCATTCACGTTCTCCTGGTCATCGCGGTCGTGGTGGTACTGATTAATGTCATTCAAGGTCGAAGGGCCGTGTAG